The genomic segment AGTTCGTCAAATGAAAATGGTTTGGAAAGATAGTCGTCGGCTCCGGCTTTAAGCCCCTTTACTTTTTCCTGGGGCGAACTCAAGGCACTCACGATAAGGATAGGTATAAGTATTTTTTGATTTCTCAGAACCTCGGAAACCCTAAAGCCGTCTATATCGGGAAGTATGATGTCCAATATAAGAATGTCGTAAGTATTTTCGACTGCCTCCTTTATTGCTTGAAAACCTTCCGCGACATGTTTTACCTCAAAGAGATGTTCCTCCAAGCCTCTTTTAATCAGTGAAGCTATTCGGTGGTCATCTTCAGCTAGGAGGACTCTAGTCATGGCAGTTAAAGGTAAAATGTTTTTGATTCAGTAATAGTTATAAAAAATGCGTTGTTCTTATATTTTTTTTTAAGTGAAAGTATTGACCTTCAGCCCGAATGCAAAGGTTTTATTTTTGGGCAATACTGGAGACGATATTGATTGTCAGGGCCAGAATTGTTGTATTGAAAATAAAGGAAAGTACACCATGGACCAAGGCAGTACGCCTTATTTTTTTTTCCAGAATTGCTACGTCTGAGACCTGAAAAGTAGTACCGATAACAAAAGAAAAATATACAAAATCAAGATAATCCGGCTCCTGGTCTCCTGGGAAATCAAGACCACTGTGGCAATAATGCAAATGTGCATACTTAAAGGCGAAAGTAGTATGGACAATCGCCCATGCCGTGCCGACAGATGTGAGGGTCATCAATATATGAGCAAGCAAGGTAATGCCTGTTTTTTCATCAGCTGAGATGTATAGAAATAAGATGCCAAGCAGGCTGACTGCTGTTGTCAAAAGTATGAACAGAGAAAGGACTGTCCTGTTTGAATCCTGGTCTTTTGCAATCTTTTTAAGTTCCTG from the Flavobacterium sp. genome contains:
- a CDS encoding DUF1345 domain-containing protein, whose product is MDIKAKINKLSHGIRFIISAAAAGITALVFAGVDKTPVHWMAVWLAFSFTHLFFAWFTILTCHVQELKKIAKDQDSNRTVLSLFILLTTAVSLLGILFLYISADEKTGITLLAHILMTLTSVGTAWAIVHTTFAFKYAHLHYCHSGLDFPGDQEPDYLDFVYFSFVIGTTFQVSDVAILEKKIRRTALVHGVLSFIFNTTILALTINIVSSIAQK